The Trachemys scripta elegans isolate TJP31775 chromosome 21, CAS_Tse_1.0, whole genome shotgun sequence genome has a segment encoding these proteins:
- the MPZL3 gene encoding myelin protein zero-like protein 3 isoform X2: MRAWAAGGLLRLGLLLLSGVCNALSLEIKVDPEVQAFVDEQVTLKCSFRSVSPITQKLTVDWSYQSLTGGRTETIFHYQSVAYPAVVGTFRDRISWVGNVAKGDASIAIQNLTMNDNGTFTCAVKNPPDVHHNIPQTKLTVTHRGFSFQLTSAVLLSILVFLPSAIVVILLLVRMGRKFGVLKHRKKSGYKKSSIEVSDEPEATEQGTCLGRMGPWCLQCVDTDEEEPY; this comes from the exons GTGTCTGCAATGCTCTTTCATTGGAAATTAAAGTGGATCCTGAAGTACAAGCTTTTGTTGATGAACAGGTGACCCTGAAATGCTCATTCAGATCCGTCTCTCCCATAACTCAGAAGCTGACTGTAGACTGGAGTTACCAGTCCCTCACAGGTGGTCGTACGGAGACA ATTTTTCATTATCAATCTGTTGCATACCCAGCTGTAGTGGGAACATTCAGAGACAGAATTTCATGGGTTGGGAACGTTGCCAAAGGTGATGCCTCCATTGCTATCCAAAACTTGACGATGAATGACAATGGGACGTTCACCTGTGCTGTGAAGAATCCCCCGGATGTGCACCACAACATCCCCCAGACCAAGCTAACAGTCACACACAGGG gctTTTCTTTCCAGCTAACTTCAGCAGTGTTGCTATCCATCTTAGTGTTCCTCCCCTCTGCCATTGTGGTCATTCTGCTGCTGGTGAGGATGGGAAGGAAATTTGGAGTCCTGAAGCATAGAAAAAAATCTGGCTATAAGAAATCATCCATTGAAGTCTCTGATGA GCCTGAGGCCACAGAGCAGGGTACCTGCCTGGGGAGGATGGGCCCATGGTGTTTGCAGTGTGTG GACACAGATGAGGAGGAACCGTACTGA